DNA sequence from the Clostridia bacterium genome:
GGGAATGTAATAAAAATAGTTGAACATAAAGATACTACAAATGAGGAAAAACTAATCACTGAAATCAATTCAGGTATGTATTGCTTTACAATAAAAGATCTCATGGCAGCTTTAAAGGAACTAAATAATAATAACAGTCAAGGAGAATACTACCTGACAGATACACTGGAGATTCTGGTAGGAAAAGGTTTGAAAGTCGGTACCGTAAAAGCGGAAAATCAAGATGAAATACTGGGGATAAACGACAGAATTCAACTTGCTGAAGCTGACAAAATAATAAGAAAAAGGATTATTACAAAGCATATGAAAGCCGGTGTTACATTTATAGATCCCGAATCAACCTATATTGACGATAAGGTTAAGATAGGCATGGATACTATAGTATATCCGGGTGCAATGCTTGAGGGTTTGACTGTCATTGGTGAAGACTGTATTATTGGTCCAAACAGCAGAGTAATTTCATCAAATATTTCTGATGGAGTGGAAATCAATAATTCTGTCGTAATGGAAAGTACAGTTGATAATAATACTCATATAGGACCCTTTGCATACCTGAGGCCTGGGAATGTTATCGGGAAACATGTAAAAATCGGTGATTTTGTTGAGGTTAAGAAATCAAAAATCGGAGACAAAACAAAAGTATCACATCTTACCTATATAGGCGATGCTGAAATAGGAAAAAATGTAAACTTAGGCTGTGGTGTAGTAGTAGTAAATTACGACGGAAAGAAGAAACATAAGACTGTAGTTGGAGATAATAGTTTTGTAGGTTGTAATGTCAACCTGGTATCTCCCGTAGTTGTAAAGGATAATGCATATATAGCAGCCGGTTCTACCATAACGGAAGAAGTTCCGGAGAACTCTCTCGCTATTGCCAGAAGCCGTCAGGTTAACAAGGAAGATTGGGTAAATAAAAAAGGAATGTACAGAGGGGATAAAAAATAAGCGGTTTTCTAAGTACTTAATAAGTTTATGGTTTAACGTTTAAAGTTTAGAGCCGTGCAGAAGAACGCTATGAACATAAATGATTCAGCGAACTATAAACCCTAAACTATAGAATATAAATAAATACTATTAGAGAAGGGGAAAGGCAATGAATTTACACGGAAAGGATATTAAGATTTTTGCAGGAAATTCCAACAGGGTGCTTGCTGAAGAGATTGCAGAAAAAATAGGGCTGCCTGTAGGCGTAGCGACAGTTGGAAAGTTTAGTGACGGTGAAGTACAGGTTAATATCGGCGAAGTGGTTAGAGGATCGGATGTATTCATAATTCAGTCAACTTGCTGCCCGGTTAACGATAATCTTGTTGAACTGCTTGTAATGATTGATGCGCTTAAGAGAGCGTCAGCCGGAAGGATTACGGCAGTTATGCCCTACTTCGGTTATGCAAGGCAGGACAGAAAAGCAAAAGCGAGAGATCCGATATCAGCAAAGCTGGTAGCCAATCTCATTACAGTTGCAGGTGCAGACAGGGTATTGACCATGGATTTACACGCATCGCAGCTTCAAGGGTTTTTTGATATACCTGTTGACCATTTACTGGGAGTGCCTATTCTTGGTGAATACTTTAAAAACAAATTCGAGACAATGGATGACGTTGTTGTGGTATCACCTGATGTAGGTAGCGTTACCAGATCAAGAAAAGTAGCTGAGAAACTCGATACGCCACTGGCTATAATAGACAAGAGAAGACCTAAAGCTAATGTATGCGAAATAATGAATGTCATAGGTGATGTTAAGGGCAAGAGAGTTATTCTGGTAGATGACTTGATTGACACAGGGGGCACTATTGTAAACGCTGCAAATGCCCTTGTAGATATGGGTGCAAAGGAAGTATATGCCTGCTGTACGCATGGCGTTCTTTCAGGGCCTGCTATCGAAAGGATAGAAAAATCTGCGATAAAGGAACTGGTAACGCTGAATACCATTCCGCTGACTGACGAGAGGAAGATAAGTAAGATTAAATCTCTTTCGGTAGCGAGTGTATTTGCTGAAGCAATAGAGAGAATTTATGGTGATATATCCATAAGTACGTTATTTACACAGCAGTAAATAAGAGTAATAGTAAGTATTGTATTGTAGCTAAAAAGGCCTTTTTATAAGGGTGCATATTAGAAAAAATGCGTCCCTTTAATAAAAGAGGCCTTAATTTTTTTCTGAGGTTTTGATATAATAGCTGTTGATGAATCTGAGTCAGCATTACAAAATGGCAAAGCATCGGATAGACATAAATTAATCAGAACAGCAAATCATATTATGTTAATTTTCTTCTGCCGTTTGTTAATAATATATTGGGGTGGTTTTTTGGAAAATATATTCATAGTAGTAGGGCTTGGGAACCCTGGGAATAAATATGATAATACAAGGCATAATGTAGGCTTTGATACTATAGATTATCTTTCTGCAAAGCATGGTATCAGGATAACCAAACTCAAACACAAGGCACTTAGCGGAGATGGGACCATAAGCGGGCAGAGGGTGATTCTCGTAAAACCGCAGACTTATATGAATCTCAGTGGAGAAAGTGTGCGGGAAATAATTGAATGGTATAAGATACCCTTAAGTAATATTATATTAATATATGACGATATTGATCTGGCAGTAGGTAAAATCAGAGTAAGACCAAAAGGTAGTTCGGGGACTCACAATGGAATGAGATCTATACTATATCATGTACAGTCAGAGGAGTTTCCCCGCATAAGGATAGGCATAGGCAGGCCACCGGAAGGATGGGCTCTGGCAGATTTTGTGCTGTCAAAATTTAATGAGCAGGACAGAAAGTTGATAAATGCAAGTATAACAAATGCTGCCGATGCTGTTGAAGCTATAATTAAATCAGGAGTAGAAGCAGCTATGAATAAGTTTAATAAATAGGCGGTATTATGAACTATATGATCAATCCACTCCTGGAAATCGAGGAGTACAAGGAAGTACTAGATTCCATAAAAAAATATACAAGGCCTTTGAATATAAACGGACCTTCTGATTCTCAGAAAATACATCTTGCATACTCCATATGCAGACACTCAGGATGTAAAGGCGTTTATATAGCTTTTAACGAAATGCAGGCAAGGAAAATGTATGAGGACCTGATGTTTTTCCTTGGTGATGAAGTAGTGTTTTTTCCGGCTAAGGAAATCATGCTCCATGATATCGAGGCCAAGAGCTATGATTCGGTTTTTCAGAGAATTAAGGCTCTTGAAAGGATAGCAGAAGGAAGGTATGAGTTTATTGTTACTTCTGCGGAAGCGATAGCGCAGAAACTAACCCCTAAGAGAATATTCTTAGAGGGAATAATTAGTTTTAAGCTCGGAGGAAAAGTATACCTGGAGGAATTAACTAAAAAGCTTATAGCTATCGGTTATGAGAGAGTAGCAACGGTAGAGGGCAAGGGTCAGTTTTCTATCCGGGGCGGAATTATCGATATCTTTTCTGTAAATAATGAGCATGCTGTACG
Encoded proteins:
- the glmU gene encoding bifunctional UDP-N-acetylglucosamine diphosphorylase/glucosamine-1-phosphate N-acetyltransferase GlmU — translated: MEHLLAVILAAGEGKRMKSKNSKVMHKIAGKALVEWVAEAAGDAGVNQCVLVVGHRADQVKEYMGNKYEYALQEKQLGTGHAVMQAEKYLEGKDGHVIILYGDTPLVTAETISNALKVHKTNNNSATVITVDLDNPTGYGRIVRDKSGNVIKIVEHKDTTNEEKLITEINSGMYCFTIKDLMAALKELNNNNSQGEYYLTDTLEILVGKGLKVGTVKAENQDEILGINDRIQLAEADKIIRKRIITKHMKAGVTFIDPESTYIDDKVKIGMDTIVYPGAMLEGLTVIGEDCIIGPNSRVISSNISDGVEINNSVVMESTVDNNTHIGPFAYLRPGNVIGKHVKIGDFVEVKKSKIGDKTKVSHLTYIGDAEIGKNVNLGCGVVVVNYDGKKKHKTVVGDNSFVGCNVNLVSPVVVKDNAYIAAGSTITEEVPENSLAIARSRQVNKEDWVNKKGMYRGDKK
- the pth gene encoding aminoacyl-tRNA hydrolase; translation: MENIFIVVGLGNPGNKYDNTRHNVGFDTIDYLSAKHGIRITKLKHKALSGDGTISGQRVILVKPQTYMNLSGESVREIIEWYKIPLSNIILIYDDIDLAVGKIRVRPKGSSGTHNGMRSILYHVQSEEFPRIRIGIGRPPEGWALADFVLSKFNEQDRKLINASITNAADAVEAIIKSGVEAAMNKFNK
- a CDS encoding ribose-phosphate diphosphokinase, encoding MNLHGKDIKIFAGNSNRVLAEEIAEKIGLPVGVATVGKFSDGEVQVNIGEVVRGSDVFIIQSTCCPVNDNLVELLVMIDALKRASAGRITAVMPYFGYARQDRKAKARDPISAKLVANLITVAGADRVLTMDLHASQLQGFFDIPVDHLLGVPILGEYFKNKFETMDDVVVVSPDVGSVTRSRKVAEKLDTPLAIIDKRRPKANVCEIMNVIGDVKGKRVILVDDLIDTGGTIVNAANALVDMGAKEVYACCTHGVLSGPAIERIEKSAIKELVTLNTIPLTDERKISKIKSLSVASVFAEAIERIYGDISISTLFTQQ